A DNA window from Hevea brasiliensis isolate MT/VB/25A 57/8 chromosome 2, ASM3005281v1, whole genome shotgun sequence contains the following coding sequences:
- the LOC110638116 gene encoding uncharacterized protein LOC110638116 isoform X2, whose protein sequence is MENRCGAPKKAAPNPNIDNGFKVPSFSMTPLLRFTSNFSSTRSFMLPFPSPSKPPISKQKLLTKRQENHLYLTSRISISRRDAALLSFLTLAPFLSQPAPATAFSIGISGPKDWLKEQKKKASKFLLAPIDASREILRSAYLLLTTSEVEYTTKELEEFQRLLRSAARDCIPQERNSFVAFQANTGVEVCTFRLIVKNASSLLDKEDPAKLEAEAMLNDLIRSFTSLNGLANETDIQVTSNRKKVADALTNTISSLNKFELGVKDCL, encoded by the exons ATGGAGAATAGATGTGGAGCACCCAAAAAGGCCGCGCCAAATCCCAACATAGATAACGGGTTCAAAGTTCCGAGTTTCAGCATGACACCGTTGCTCCGGTTCACCTCCAACTTTAGCTCCACTCGCTCTTTTATGTTACCATTCCCTTCCCCTTCGAAACCTCCAATCTCAAAGCAAAAACTACTCACGAAGCGCCAGGAAAATCACCTCTATCTTACATCTCGAATCAGCATCTCTCGGAGAGACGCTGCTTTGCTCTCGTTCCTCACTCTTGCCCCTTTCCTCTCGCAACCTGCTCCTGCTACTGCATTTTCCATCGGCATTT CAGGACCCAAGGACTGGCTTAAGGAGCAAAAGAAGAAGGCCTCGAAGTTCCTCTTGGCACCTATCGATGCCTCCCGAGAAATCCTTCGCTCTGCCTATCTCTTACTCA CGACTAGTGAAGTGGAGTATACGACTAAGGAATTGGAGGAATTTCAAAGGCTGTTGAGATCTGCTGCCAGGGACTGTATTCCGCAAGAAAGGAATTCGTTTGTTGCGTTTCAGGCCAATACAGGAGTTGAG GTTTGCACTTTCCGGTTGATTGTGAAAAATGCATCTTCTTTGCTTGATAAAGAGGATCCTGCAAAGTTGGAAGCTGAAGCTATGCTAAATGATCTTATAAG ATCTTTCACTTCTCTTAATGGTCTGGCGAATGAAACTGACATTCAAGTTACTTCCAACAG